The following coding sequences are from one Eublepharis macularius isolate TG4126 chromosome 19, MPM_Emac_v1.0, whole genome shotgun sequence window:
- the LOC129346120 gene encoding nuclear factor interleukin-3-regulated protein-like — protein sequence MDLPLEDSPALRHAELVQPPVAAPHMCELRTAVSCFAEETVSLLSANGLLSHSLLRTSGSTGAQQKEPGAPSTTARRKREFTPDEKKDDGYWDKRKKNNEAAKRSREKRRVSDLALEGRVLALLEENARLKAELLALKFRFGLIRDPVEPSGPVVPVAAEPHRPVTTPQHYPADHETQRYACPFRPEPAASSEDSGFSTPGSSSMGSPVFFEERDRAEEGIIYDSHCVIPDPSDDGADLGRMSRYDSGESIKGLPHKLRFKMAGGSEDMAGEPPGHYPPSPPVGTWRGPAVREEPRNVGPTPPGTAAFDGCCETEASPAQLPSLQGSGYQMENSSLRNQLASLSAEVAQLKKLFSEQILIKMN from the coding sequence ATGGACCTGCCTCTAGAGGACTCTCCTGCCCTACGCCATGCAGAGCTTGTGCAGCCACCTGTTGCAGCTCCGCACATGTGCGAGCTGCGCACtgctgtgtcttgctttgctGAGGAGACCGTCTCTCTGCTCTCTGCCAATGGCCTGCTGAGCCATTCGCTGCTCAGAACGTCAGGCAGCACGGGGGCGCAGCAGAAAGAGCCAGGAGCTCCCTCAACTACGGCCCGGCGCAAGCGAGAGTTCACCCCAGATGAGAAGAAGGACGACGGCTACTGGGACAAGAGGAAGAAGAACAACGAAGCGGCCAAGCGTTCGCGGGAGAAGCGGCGTGTCAGCGACCTGGCCCTGGAGGGGCGAGTGCTTGCCCTCTTGGAGGAGAATGCCCGCCTCAAGGCGGAGCTGCTGGCCCTCAAATTTCGCTTTGGCTTGATTCGGGATCCAGTGGAGCCTTCTGGGCCTGTGGTTCCTGTTGCTGCTGAGCCCCACCGGCCAGTGACCACGCCCCAGCACTACCCAGCGGATCATGAGACTCAACGATACGCCTGCCCCTTCCGGCCAGAACCTGCCGCCAGCTCTGAGGATTCTGGGTTCTCCACACCAGGAAGTTCTAGCATGGGGAGCCCAGTATTCTTTGAGGAGCGTGACCGGGCCGAGGAAGGCATTATTTATGACAGCCACTGTGTGATTCCTGACCCCTCGGATGATGGGGCAGATTTGGGCCGAATGAGCCGCTACGACTCCGGGGAGAGCATCAAAGGTCTTCCCCACAAGCTGCGTTTCAAAATGGCGGGAGGGTCAGAGGACATGGCCGGGGAGCCGCCTGGACATTACCCCCCATCTCCACCAGTGGGAACCTGGAGGGGCCCTGCCGTCCGTGAGGAGCCGAGAAATGTAGGCCCCACACCTCCGGGCACCGCGGCATTTGATGGCTGCTGTGAAACGGAGGCCTCACCTGCCCAGCTACCTTCCCTCCAGGGCTCTGGGTACCAGATGGAAAACAGCAGCTTGCGGAACCAACTGGCCTCCCTTTCAGCGGAAGTGGCCCAACTGAAAAAGCTCTTCTCAGAACAGATCTTGATTAAGATGAACTGA